The following proteins are encoded in a genomic region of Pelodictyon phaeoclathratiforme BU-1:
- a CDS encoding MotA/TolQ/ExbB proton channel family protein, translating to MKQGFFTAALIVVTYVVSLGFYVWMGTTPPESIFHAIWKGGPVVSVLMALILMLIAYIVERIIALNKASGKGNIPEFVRSLKQDIDNGSIDQAIAKCDDHQSSLAAVLRTVLDRYKKLVQHNVTDREKKISEMEKAVEEATIMEMPLLEKNLVAISTIASISTMVGLLGTTLGMIRAFAAMATSGAPDAVQLSLGISEALFNTAIGILGGIMGIVTYNVFTSRVDRFSYMIDEAAFYIIQTLGTGKPE from the coding sequence ATGAAACAGGGTTTTTTTACTGCTGCGCTCATTGTTGTAACCTATGTGGTTTCTCTGGGCTTCTATGTATGGATGGGTACTACGCCTCCGGAATCAATATTCCATGCCATATGGAAAGGCGGCCCGGTTGTCTCGGTGCTGATGGCGCTCATCCTGATGCTGATAGCCTATATTGTCGAGCGTATCATCGCTCTCAACAAGGCTTCCGGAAAAGGCAATATTCCGGAATTTGTGCGCAGCCTTAAACAGGATATTGATAACGGCTCTATTGACCAGGCCATTGCAAAATGTGACGATCATCAAAGCTCTCTTGCCGCCGTCCTTCGTACAGTGCTTGACCGATACAAGAAACTCGTTCAGCATAACGTGACTGATCGTGAAAAAAAGATCAGTGAGATGGAAAAGGCTGTTGAAGAGGCAACAATTATGGAGATGCCGCTCCTCGAAAAAAACCTTGTAGCAATTTCCACCATTGCCTCGATATCGACCATGGTCGGTCTTCTTGGAACAACGCTTGGCATGATCCGTGCCTTTGCCGCCATGGCCACCAGTGGCGCCCCTGATGCCGTGCAGCTTTCGCTTGGTATCTCTGAAGCGCTCTTCAATACGGCAATCGGTATTCTTGGAGGTATTATGGGTATTGTGACCTATAACGTCTTCACCAGCAGGGTTGACCGTTTCAGTTACATGATTGATGAAGCGGCCTTCTATATTATACAGACTCTTGGAACCGGTAAACCGGAATAA
- a CDS encoding ExbD/TolR family protein: MSRIKAKRIGFRIDMTPMVDVAFLLLTFFMLTTKFRPPEVVKIDLPSSHSELKLPESDVLTVTVGGDNTFFMGVSSQQSRVKIFNAVVKPKLQAAGLSSVAVADSLKKFKLAENFRVGRDELDKFVVMARFADQKLRPVIRADADAGFDAVNHVIKVYKKANLLTFNLITVLEREAR; encoded by the coding sequence ATGTCGAGAATCAAGGCTAAACGGATCGGGTTCAGGATTGATATGACTCCCATGGTGGATGTCGCGTTTCTTCTGTTGACCTTTTTCATGCTCACCACGAAGTTCCGGCCTCCTGAGGTTGTCAAGATCGATCTCCCCTCATCTCATTCGGAGTTGAAACTTCCCGAATCAGATGTTCTGACGGTGACCGTTGGTGGTGACAATACCTTTTTCATGGGGGTCTCCTCACAGCAGTCGAGGGTGAAAATATTCAATGCTGTCGTCAAACCGAAGCTTCAGGCGGCGGGATTATCTTCGGTTGCAGTAGCGGATTCACTGAAAAAATTCAAACTTGCTGAAAATTTCCGGGTAGGGCGCGATGAACTCGACAAATTTGTTGTTATGGCTCGCTTTGCCGATCAGAAACTTCGTCCGGTAATCCGTGCTGATGCCGATGCGGGATTTGATGCCGTCAACCACGTTATCAAGGTCTACAAAAAGGCAAACCTGCTTACCTTCAACCTCATTACCGTTCTTGAAAGGGAGGCACGCTGA
- a CDS encoding ExbD/TolR family protein: MGIVDSPNGRRSNKKGRKHSKRIGFHLDMTPMVDVAFLLLTFFMLTTTFSKANTMEINIPPDKAEVKVVESNVMTLRIADNVMAYCSLGDEAPRRIPLYDPLDTHQLALSGELRQLLRQQTAANTKLVIVVKISEKAKYKHLVDIIDELNLMKIDRFSLDDYTEQDAVEIQRAI, encoded by the coding sequence ATGGGTATTGTTGACTCTCCAAATGGACGCCGGAGCAATAAAAAAGGGAGAAAGCACTCAAAAAGGATCGGCTTTCATCTCGATATGACACCGATGGTTGATGTCGCATTTCTTCTGCTCACCTTTTTTATGCTGACAACGACCTTTTCAAAAGCCAACACGATGGAGATCAATATTCCACCGGACAAGGCTGAGGTAAAGGTTGTCGAGTCGAACGTTATGACACTCAGGATTGCCGATAACGTTATGGCCTATTGTTCACTGGGCGATGAAGCGCCCCGCAGGATTCCACTGTACGATCCCCTCGATACCCACCAGTTGGCATTGAGCGGGGAGCTGCGTCAGCTTCTCAGGCAGCAGACAGCGGCGAATACGAAACTGGTCATTGTGGTCAAGATCAGTGAAAAGGCAAAGTATAAACACCTGGTCGATATTATTGACGAGCTGAACCTCATGAAAATCGACCGGTTCAGTCTCGATGACTATACGGAGCAGGATGCAGTCGAAATACAGAGGGCTATTTAA
- a CDS encoding energy transducer TonB: MSSKLDNMHEEARKKALSWSFQEEFLDTDRLRQLSYGNLVLRRQAHLFLSHGVITAIVLLGCFWLVTANWQTLVSLTGLFKKDEPMVECYEVVTSVTQLPPPPPLDIPEPVPVTPSSPAVAAPPNVGKIKQVSQEEVPLQQTLATQKELKQAIQTQGTGSGSGSASSGDEVPMFVPCEKMPGFLDQKKPAYPEMARTAGITGKVFVSVLIGEDGRPIKAKVMKRIPADCDVFDAVALKSVMESKYYPGIQNGSPIKVWFTVPIRFQLD, translated from the coding sequence GTGTCTTCAAAACTCGATAACATGCATGAGGAAGCTCGCAAAAAGGCCCTTTCATGGTCTTTTCAGGAGGAGTTTCTTGATACCGACCGCTTGCGACAGTTGTCGTACGGTAATCTTGTTCTCCGCCGTCAGGCACATCTTTTTCTCAGCCACGGCGTTATTACCGCAATTGTGCTGCTTGGCTGTTTCTGGCTCGTTACGGCCAACTGGCAGACTCTTGTCTCCTTGACAGGATTGTTCAAAAAAGATGAACCCATGGTTGAGTGCTATGAAGTTGTGACCAGTGTGACACAGCTTCCGCCACCTCCACCGCTTGATATCCCGGAACCTGTTCCGGTGACCCCCTCATCTCCGGCAGTTGCGGCCCCGCCCAATGTCGGCAAAATCAAACAGGTCAGCCAGGAGGAGGTTCCTCTTCAGCAGACCCTTGCCACGCAAAAGGAGTTGAAACAGGCGATACAGACACAGGGCACCGGTTCAGGAAGCGGCAGCGCCTCTTCGGGCGATGAGGTGCCGATGTTTGTTCCCTGCGAAAAAATGCCCGGTTTTCTCGATCAGAAAAAGCCAGCCTATCCCGAGATGGCAAGAACCGCCGGTATAACGGGAAAGGTCTTTGTCAGCGTTCTTATCGGTGAAGATGGCAGGCCCATCAAGGCAAAGGTCATGAAACGTATTCCTGCCGATTGTGACGTGTTTGATGCTGTCGCCCTGAAGTCCGTCATGGAGTCGAAATACTATCCCGGCATACAGAACGGCAGCCCGATCAAGGTCTGGTTTACCGTTCCGATACGCTTTCAGCTCGACTGA
- a CDS encoding aspartate aminotransferase family protein, whose translation MKRVAVNQETEKELFFHNYARLPIAVTHGEGGWLVSDDGTRYLDMIAGIGVNALGYGDKRLVDAISSQAAKLIHVSNLFMMEPQFELAAKLLSLSGLSKVFFANSGTEAIEAAIKIARKWAAQGGDEEKKEVLSLSNCFHGRTYGALSLTAKAKYSDGFDPLLPGTGMIAFNDIADLEAKVSGKTAAVFIEVVQGEGGIHHISQPFIDRLKELREQYNFLIVADDIQAGCGRTGTFFSYTQVNADPDLVCLAKPLGGGLPLSAVIGSEKVANVLTYGNHGTTFGGNPVACAAGVAMIKAIEEDNLMEHALEIGSFINDEVQKLAAKHLQILEIRQYGLMVGITVDKEAKPYVVKALEKHVILNATSVNVIRLLPPLTISREEAQHCITVLDEIFTEEAATAEQSC comes from the coding sequence ATGAAAAGAGTAGCCGTAAACCAGGAAACCGAAAAAGAGCTTTTTTTTCACAATTATGCCCGGCTTCCCATTGCCGTAACGCATGGCGAAGGGGGATGGCTTGTCAGCGATGACGGAACGCGTTATCTCGACATGATTGCGGGCATTGGCGTCAATGCGCTTGGCTACGGCGACAAGCGTCTGGTGGATGCCATCAGCTCCCAGGCAGCGAAGCTTATCCATGTGTCGAACCTTTTTATGATGGAGCCGCAGTTTGAGCTTGCTGCAAAGCTGCTCTCACTCTCCGGACTCTCAAAGGTCTTTTTTGCCAACAGCGGCACGGAAGCCATTGAGGCGGCCATCAAGATTGCACGGAAATGGGCTGCTCAAGGGGGCGATGAGGAGAAAAAAGAGGTGCTCTCACTGAGCAACTGTTTTCATGGAAGAACGTACGGTGCCCTGTCGCTGACAGCAAAAGCAAAATACAGCGACGGTTTCGATCCGCTCCTTCCCGGCACAGGCATGATTGCCTTTAACGATATTGCAGACCTTGAAGCAAAGGTCTCCGGGAAAACTGCGGCTGTTTTTATTGAGGTGGTTCAGGGCGAGGGTGGGATTCACCACATTTCGCAACCCTTTATTGACCGGCTTAAAGAGCTGAGAGAGCAATATAACTTCCTGATTGTCGCTGATGACATTCAGGCTGGATGCGGAAGAACCGGCACGTTTTTCAGCTATACGCAGGTGAATGCTGACCCCGATCTGGTCTGCCTTGCCAAACCGCTGGGAGGCGGCCTGCCGTTATCGGCGGTTATAGGCAGTGAAAAGGTTGCCAATGTTTTGACCTACGGCAACCACGGAACAACCTTCGGCGGCAATCCGGTTGCATGTGCCGCAGGAGTTGCCATGATCAAGGCTATCGAGGAGGATAACCTTATGGAGCACGCTCTGGAAATTGGCTCCTTTATCAATGATGAGGTACAAAAACTTGCCGCAAAACATCTGCAGATTCTTGAGATCCGGCAGTATGGCCTGATGGTGGGTATCACGGTCGACAAGGAGGCAAAACCGTATGTCGTCAAAGCGCTGGAGAAGCATGTTATTCTCAATGCCACCAGCGTTAATGTTATCAGGCTTCTGCCACCACTGACCATCAGCCGTGAAGAGGCTCAACACTGTATCACTGTACTTGATGAAATCTTTACCGAAGAAGCAGCCACTGCAGAACAAAGCTGCTGA
- a CDS encoding SUMF1/EgtB/PvdO family nonheme iron enzyme — MTVTWLHISDFHIGSGDGYDTDVVLKALIRSVKRFYDTGRKPDLIFATGDIAKSGKKGEYERATVFFNDLLEAADLQRHQLFIVPGNHDVDPVNDRGLLPTLETEQKSFEYFIPGEQSLHIVKKLGAFRDWYNGYFDGIRVMPDDTTCGYVEVAEVRGVCLAILPLNSALFTKGGTGDYQKLIIGRRCLQPAIERMKVLKADLKIGIIHHPLDWLAYFEEENIRATLHGTLDILLRGHLHKTVAEQVLSGSGELLHVAAGASYNERKWPNRAIYSTFHDGQLTLFPIRYEDSPEEIWTVDPSVYPHDFGYERAFRISRFFPESTIPHSLVLKEKLFLQEEEKYHNQLYQELHTISLLGSSVIQPFPLQLKDIFIPLELYDGAHSNQAMERQMVGRGAEDVLSHSSPAYVMSECFRKCTTLLVIGDPGSGKTTLMKFYALTCLGKNLPLSSTDLGFQEPTFVFYLPLRDLERGKSGYPPLSSSLAGWAKRHSLPISSRVFREWLESRTSLVLLDGLDEVSEPERRKEICRWIKDMVGLFSKARFVVTSRPTGYRQAEGIALDFQHQRVAVKDFSPSQQVTFLKKWYGAAFMHDIRPEMTHEDEWQKQQQEKATELANTMVVYLQKPENKGVCELAAIPMLLQIMAILWKERKFFPGRRMELYSAALDYLLDYRDRERKMEPLVCAADARRLLAPVALWMQRELKTDEADQRALHLKMEQKLERLGQARSVSDICTNLVNRTGVLVAYGNRYIFRHKTFREYLAAVQLKEELFDSTCIPLLVKQFGEESGWWDEVIKFFMAQSNERIFDAFMKKLFASPVSLDFSPKQKALLTAVLEEAPEKTVDALVAALCSRKKTSPYRQRSILQCLKAVRQPKALDALRRFREQDLALNQEIAGMAEDVIRSLDKSDGFLSLPFQAEAAEPITPAHRPSSFRNPFEHDAHYILIPGGRYLFSVTGSKVTIPDLYVAKYPVTNLQYRTFINFLDARAPEFDATLSLNSFQEALYEMARLQDKGIPGLQDYLNEKKSLVARFRSEEDANRKFNRDEQPVVGVSWYAARAYCLWLSMLAGDPESYNLPAEQEWEWAAGGQRHKPQEVLEVSPYPWGEELPTPKHANYGLNEDATTPVGNYPDGKTPEGLFDMAGNVWEWMDNKYKKNTSARALRGGSWNNNPDFLRCSARYLSHPALRVGYFGFRVVRSSPSS, encoded by the coding sequence ATGACCGTTACCTGGTTACATATCTCTGATTTCCATATTGGCAGTGGTGACGGGTATGATACGGATGTTGTTCTGAAGGCATTGATCCGCTCAGTCAAAAGATTTTACGATACCGGGCGTAAGCCTGACCTGATATTTGCGACAGGAGATATTGCCAAATCAGGAAAAAAGGGTGAATATGAGCGAGCCACCGTTTTCTTTAATGACCTCCTCGAAGCTGCGGATTTACAGCGGCACCAGCTCTTTATTGTGCCCGGTAACCATGATGTTGATCCTGTCAATGATAGAGGCCTTCTTCCAACGCTGGAAACTGAGCAAAAATCTTTTGAATATTTTATACCGGGTGAGCAAAGCCTGCACATTGTCAAAAAATTAGGCGCTTTTCGTGACTGGTATAACGGCTACTTTGATGGAATCAGGGTAATGCCGGATGATACGACCTGCGGTTATGTGGAAGTTGCCGAGGTCAGGGGTGTGTGTCTGGCGATTTTGCCACTGAACTCGGCACTTTTTACCAAGGGAGGTACTGGAGACTATCAGAAACTCATTATTGGCCGGCGTTGCCTTCAGCCCGCAATAGAGAGGATGAAGGTACTCAAGGCCGATTTGAAGATTGGTATCATCCACCATCCTCTCGACTGGCTTGCCTATTTCGAGGAGGAGAATATCAGGGCCACTCTGCATGGCACACTTGACATTCTGCTTCGTGGCCATCTTCACAAAACGGTAGCCGAACAGGTTCTTTCCGGCTCCGGCGAGCTTTTGCATGTTGCTGCAGGAGCCTCATACAATGAACGCAAATGGCCAAATCGTGCTATTTACTCCACCTTTCATGACGGGCAGCTCACTCTTTTCCCGATTCGGTATGAGGATAGCCCTGAAGAGATATGGACGGTTGACCCTTCTGTATATCCTCATGACTTCGGTTATGAACGTGCTTTTCGGATTTCCCGGTTTTTTCCGGAGTCAACAATACCCCATTCTCTCGTACTCAAGGAAAAGCTTTTTCTGCAGGAGGAAGAAAAATACCATAACCAGCTTTATCAGGAACTGCACACCATATCCCTGCTCGGATCATCCGTTATCCAACCCTTCCCGCTTCAACTGAAAGATATTTTTATTCCACTTGAACTCTATGACGGTGCCCACAGCAACCAGGCAATGGAGAGGCAGATGGTTGGCCGTGGTGCCGAGGATGTTTTATCTCATTCGTCCCCAGCTTATGTGATGAGCGAGTGTTTCAGAAAATGCACAACACTTCTCGTTATTGGTGATCCCGGTTCAGGGAAAACAACCCTCATGAAATTTTATGCACTGACTTGCCTTGGCAAGAATCTTCCTCTCTCAAGTACTGACCTTGGTTTTCAGGAGCCCACTTTTGTCTTTTATCTGCCGCTTCGTGACCTTGAACGGGGAAAGAGCGGCTATCCACCCCTTTCATCCAGCCTGGCTGGGTGGGCGAAGCGCCACTCTCTTCCAATCAGCAGCAGGGTGTTTCGGGAATGGCTTGAAAGCAGAACCTCCCTTGTGCTGCTTGACGGGCTCGATGAGGTGAGCGAACCCGAAAGACGCAAAGAGATATGCCGCTGGATCAAAGATATGGTCGGCTTGTTCAGCAAAGCCCGCTTTGTGGTGACTTCAAGACCGACAGGCTACAGGCAGGCGGAGGGTATTGCTCTTGATTTTCAGCATCAGCGTGTTGCTGTCAAAGACTTTTCGCCATCGCAGCAGGTTACCTTTTTGAAAAAATGGTACGGGGCGGCATTCATGCATGATATCCGACCTGAAATGACGCATGAAGATGAGTGGCAAAAGCAGCAGCAAGAGAAGGCGACGGAACTCGCCAACACCATGGTTGTCTACCTGCAGAAGCCTGAAAACAAGGGAGTCTGCGAGCTTGCCGCGATTCCGATGCTTTTGCAGATCATGGCTATTCTCTGGAAAGAGCGGAAGTTTTTTCCCGGAAGAAGGATGGAACTCTACAGTGCAGCACTTGATTACCTTCTCGATTATCGCGACAGGGAGCGTAAGATGGAACCGCTTGTTTGTGCAGCAGATGCGAGGCGTCTGCTTGCACCGGTTGCACTCTGGATGCAGAGAGAGCTGAAAACAGATGAAGCCGATCAGCGTGCGCTGCACCTGAAAATGGAGCAGAAGCTTGAAAGGCTGGGTCAAGCCCGAAGCGTATCAGATATTTGCACGAATCTTGTCAATCGGACAGGTGTGCTGGTTGCTTATGGAAACCGGTATATTTTTCGGCATAAAACCTTCCGAGAATACCTTGCAGCAGTTCAGCTCAAAGAGGAGTTGTTCGATTCCACTTGTATTCCTTTGCTTGTCAAGCAGTTTGGTGAGGAGAGCGGCTGGTGGGATGAGGTGATCAAATTTTTTATGGCGCAGTCCAATGAGCGTATATTCGATGCCTTTATGAAAAAGCTTTTCGCTTCTCCGGTCAGCCTTGATTTTTCACCAAAACAGAAGGCTCTTCTGACGGCTGTTCTGGAAGAAGCGCCTGAAAAAACCGTCGATGCCCTCGTTGCGGCACTTTGCAGCCGAAAGAAGACGTCTCCCTACCGGCAGCGTTCCATTCTGCAATGTCTGAAAGCCGTTCGTCAGCCGAAAGCGCTTGACGCCCTTCGTCGCTTCAGGGAGCAAGATCTGGCGTTGAATCAGGAGATTGCAGGGATGGCTGAAGATGTCATCCGTTCTCTCGACAAATCTGACGGTTTCCTGTCCCTTCCTTTTCAGGCGGAAGCAGCAGAACCGATAACACCGGCGCATCGTCCGTCATCATTCCGCAACCCCTTTGAGCATGATGCCCACTATATCCTGATTCCCGGAGGAAGATATCTCTTCTCTGTGACGGGGAGTAAGGTCACGATTCCTGACCTCTATGTTGCAAAATATCCGGTGACCAACCTGCAGTACCGCACCTTTATCAATTTTCTTGATGCGAGAGCGCCGGAGTTTGACGCGACACTCTCCCTCAACTCTTTTCAGGAGGCTTTGTATGAAATGGCTCGTCTGCAAGACAAAGGTATTCCCGGGCTTCAGGACTATCTGAACGAGAAAAAATCGCTTGTTGCCCGGTTCAGATCGGAAGAGGATGCCAACAGAAAGTTCAACAGGGATGAGCAGCCGGTTGTGGGGGTGAGCTGGTATGCTGCCCGGGCCTACTGCCTCTGGCTCTCGATGCTTGCAGGTGATCCTGAGTCGTATAATCTTCCTGCGGAGCAAGAGTGGGAGTGGGCAGCCGGTGGGCAGCGTCATAAACCGCAGGAGGTGTTGGAGGTGAGCCCTTATCCCTGGGGCGAAGAGCTGCCAACACCCAAACATGCGAATTACGGTTTAAACGAGGATGCAACGACTCCTGTCGGCAATTACCCTGATGGTAAAACTCCAGAAGGGTTGTTCGATATGGCTGGAAATGTGTGGGAGTGGATGGATAATAAATACAAAAAAAATACATCTGCCCGTGCGTTGCGCGGCGGTTCCTGGAACAATAATCCCGACTTTCTGCGTTGCTCTGCCCGGTACCTCAGTCATCCGGCGCTCAGGGTCGGCTATTTTGGCTTTCGGGTTGTCCGTTCCAGTCCCTCTTCCTGA